A region from the Aegilops tauschii subsp. strangulata cultivar AL8/78 chromosome 5, Aet v6.0, whole genome shotgun sequence genome encodes:
- the LOC109741616 gene encoding PRA1 family protein E: protein MSSSTASWSRYGAVPAPPPPPRPDANGDFEAAPSSSSSPASPPAATAAEAGVAFFSRAGASAAAAAAVGRPRAWREVLDHTAFSRPETCGEARARARRNLAYFRANYALAALVLVFLGLVYRPRSMLAFLALFVAWLALYFGRGGDAGPLVCLGRDVDDRVVLAVLSAATVLAVALTRAGLNLLVSLVLASALIGVHAAFRMNFYLDERDAFDADAAVSSFMGSTYGYSTLPK from the coding sequence ATGTCCTCCTCCACGGCCTCCTGGTCGCGCTACGGCGCCGTCCCggccccgcccccgccgccgcggcccgacgCGAACGGCGACTTCGAGGcggcgccctcctcctcctcctcccccgcctcccCGCCGGCGGCGACCGCGGCGGAGGCGGGGGTGGCCTTCTTCTCGCGCGCGGGGGCCAGCGCCGCGGCCGCCGCGGCCGTGGGCCGGCCGCGCGCCTGGCGGGAGGTGCTGGACCACACGGCCTTCTCCCGCCCGGAGACCTGCGGCGAGGCGCGCGCCCGGGCGCGCCGCAACCTCGCCTACTTCCGCGCCAACTACGCGCTCGCGGCGCTCGTCCTCGTCTTCCTCGGCCTCGTCTACCGCCCGCGCTCCATGCTCGCCTTCCTCGCCCTCTTCGTCGCCTGGCTCGCCCTCTACTTCGGCCGCGGCGGGGACGCGGGGCCGCTCGTCTGCCTCGGCCGCGACGTCGACGACCGCGTCGTGCTCGCCGTCCTCTCCGCCGCCACCGTGCTCGCCGTCGCGCTCACCCGCGCCGGCCTCAACCTGCTCGTCTCCCTCGTCCTCGCCTCCGCCCTCATCGGCGTGCACGCCGCCTTCCGCATGAACTTCTACCTGGACGAGAGGGACGCcttcgacgccgacgccgccgtcTCGTCATTCATGGGGAGCACCTACGGCTACAGCACGCTCCCAAAATGA